Proteins encoded in a region of the Massilia sp. UMI-21 genome:
- the smc gene encoding chromosome segregation protein SMC — translation MRLSSIKLSGFKSFVDPTNFQVPGQLVGVVGPNGCGKSNIIDAVRWVLGESKASELRGESMQDVIFNGSTHRKPAGRASVELVFDNSMGKAAGQWGQYAEIAVKRTLTRDGTSTYYINGQPVRRRDIQDIFLGTGLGPRAYAIIGQGMIARIIESRPEELRVFLEEAAGVSKYKERRRETENRLSDTRENLLRVEDILRELNANLDKLEGQAAVANRFHQLQADQEEKQKLLWLLRKNEAKAEQLRYFREVEEAQTALEAQTAKLRNVELELENMRQAHFSIGDRLHTAQGALYQTNSEIGSLEAQIKFVVESRTRLQNQLGTLGAQRDGWLAQRQEYEEQLQEAEITLEELGARAEGAQIALESHGERVPELEAAWRQAQEAASESRARIMQVQQRIELASAHQRNAANILTGLAGRRERLQQERNGLNLPDSATLDNLRLQLEETQLALEEQGMLLDEATARQDAVEQERRDAHALVAREGSANAQLEARLAALRQLQDRVQTQGKVQPWLDKHELGGLPRLWQRLDIEPGWETALEAVLRERSGALEVSNLDWAKAFFGDAPPARLALYSPAAAADGLAHGPDGLKPLASLLRLNEPGLRGVLADWLHGVYVAQDAAEAFANRARLPQGGSFVTRQGHLVGQSSVRFHAPDAEQDGMLARQHEIENTARQLRAQTLLADEAKSRAARADAAVADLTRRLQDARQRCATLQREVHALQIDVLKQSEIEARFNQRSGQIGADLLEIAAQEAEQRQAAAEAEQEFEQLDMELAELQGGHEDGQAAFMEKEQLLADARQKLRDLERGAQEAQFAERSQRSKIEELRRNIGTATSQAEQVGASLGAGRLELEALEAGTAHEGLQVLLDRRSTQERALADARHELDQITQQLRQFEEMRMGNERSLQPQRDRITELQLKEQAARLNQEQFAEALAGTGAVESELLDKLTPDMKPQYLQGEVTRLTNAIGALGAVNLAAVDELAQATERKRYLDSQYNDLQEAIATLEDAIHRIDRETRDLLQDTFDRVNTHFSELFPILFGGGQAKLVMTGDEILDAGVQVMAQPPGKKNATIHLLSGGEKALTATALVFSMFRLNPAPFCLLDEVDAPLDDANTERFCRMVKRMSDHTQFLFISHNKIAMEMANQLIGVTMQEQGVSRIVAVDMESAANFATEAQAA, via the coding sequence GTGCGCCTTTCCTCCATCAAATTGTCGGGATTCAAGTCTTTCGTCGATCCCACCAATTTCCAGGTGCCCGGCCAGCTCGTCGGCGTGGTCGGCCCGAACGGCTGCGGCAAGTCGAACATCATCGACGCCGTGCGCTGGGTGCTGGGCGAATCCAAGGCTTCCGAGCTGCGCGGCGAGTCGATGCAGGACGTGATCTTCAATGGCTCCACCCACCGCAAGCCGGCCGGGCGCGCCTCGGTCGAACTGGTATTCGACAACAGCATGGGCAAGGCGGCGGGGCAGTGGGGCCAATACGCCGAGATCGCGGTCAAGCGCACCCTCACGCGCGACGGCACCTCCACCTACTACATCAACGGCCAGCCGGTGCGCCGGCGCGACATCCAGGACATCTTCCTCGGCACCGGCCTGGGCCCGCGCGCCTACGCCATCATCGGCCAGGGCATGATCGCGCGGATCATCGAATCGCGTCCGGAAGAGCTGCGCGTGTTCCTCGAGGAAGCCGCCGGCGTCTCCAAGTACAAGGAACGCCGCCGCGAGACCGAGAACCGGCTCTCCGACACGCGCGAGAACCTGCTGCGGGTCGAGGACATCCTGCGCGAACTGAATGCCAACCTCGACAAGCTGGAGGGACAGGCCGCGGTGGCCAATCGCTTCCACCAGCTGCAGGCCGACCAGGAAGAAAAGCAGAAGCTGCTCTGGCTGCTGCGCAAGAACGAAGCCAAGGCCGAGCAGCTGCGCTACTTCCGCGAAGTCGAAGAAGCGCAGACCGCCCTCGAAGCGCAGACCGCCAAGCTGCGCAACGTCGAGCTCGAGCTGGAAAACATGCGCCAGGCGCACTTCAGCATCGGCGACCGCCTGCACACGGCGCAAGGGGCCCTGTACCAGACCAATTCCGAGATCGGCAGCCTGGAAGCCCAGATCAAGTTCGTGGTCGAGTCGCGCACCCGCCTGCAGAACCAGCTCGGCACCCTGGGCGCGCAGAGGGACGGGTGGCTGGCCCAGCGCCAGGAGTACGAAGAGCAGCTGCAAGAGGCCGAGATCACGCTGGAAGAACTCGGCGCGCGTGCCGAAGGCGCCCAGATCGCGCTCGAAAGCCATGGCGAACGGGTGCCTGAACTGGAAGCCGCCTGGCGCCAGGCCCAGGAGGCTGCTAGCGAGTCGCGCGCCCGCATCATGCAGGTGCAGCAGCGCATCGAGCTGGCCAGTGCCCACCAGCGCAACGCGGCCAATATCCTGACCGGCCTTGCCGGCCGGCGCGAACGCCTGCAACAGGAGCGTAACGGCCTGAACCTGCCGGACAGCGCCACCCTCGACAATCTGCGCCTGCAACTCGAAGAAACGCAGCTGGCGCTGGAAGAGCAGGGCATGCTGCTCGACGAAGCGACGGCGCGCCAGGACGCGGTCGAGCAGGAACGCCGGGACGCGCACGCGCTGGTGGCACGGGAAGGCAGCGCGAACGCCCAGCTGGAAGCCCGCCTGGCCGCACTGCGCCAGTTGCAGGACCGGGTGCAAACCCAGGGCAAGGTCCAGCCCTGGCTGGACAAGCACGAACTGGGCGGCCTGCCGCGCCTGTGGCAGAGGCTCGACATCGAGCCGGGCTGGGAGACCGCACTGGAAGCGGTGCTGCGCGAACGCTCCGGCGCGCTCGAGGTGTCGAATCTCGACTGGGCCAAGGCCTTCTTCGGCGACGCGCCGCCAGCCCGCCTGGCGCTGTACTCGCCGGCCGCCGCGGCGGATGGCCTGGCGCATGGCCCCGACGGCCTGAAGCCGCTCGCCAGCCTGCTGCGCCTGAACGAGCCGGGCCTGCGCGGCGTACTGGCCGACTGGCTGCATGGGGTCTACGTGGCGCAGGACGCCGCCGAGGCCTTCGCCAACCGTGCCCGCCTGCCGCAGGGCGGCAGCTTCGTCACCCGCCAGGGTCACCTGGTCGGCCAGTCCAGCGTGCGCTTCCACGCGCCCGACGCGGAGCAGGACGGCATGCTGGCGCGCCAGCACGAGATCGAGAATACGGCCCGGCAGCTGCGCGCCCAGACCCTGCTGGCGGATGAAGCGAAGAGCCGCGCCGCCCGCGCCGACGCCGCCGTCGCCGACCTGACCCGGCGTTTGCAGGATGCGCGCCAGCGCTGCGCCACCTTGCAGCGCGAAGTGCATGCGCTGCAGATCGACGTGCTCAAGCAGAGCGAGATCGAGGCCCGTTTCAATCAGCGCAGCGGCCAGATCGGCGCCGACCTGCTCGAAATCGCCGCCCAGGAAGCCGAGCAGCGGCAAGCCGCCGCGGAAGCCGAGCAGGAATTCGAGCAGCTCGACATGGAACTGGCCGAACTGCAGGGCGGCCACGAGGACGGCCAGGCCGCCTTCATGGAAAAGGAACAGCTGCTCGCCGACGCGCGCCAGAAGCTGCGCGACCTCGAGCGCGGCGCCCAGGAGGCGCAGTTCGCCGAGCGTTCGCAGCGCAGCAAGATCGAGGAGCTGCGCCGCAACATCGGCACCGCTACCAGCCAGGCCGAGCAGGTCGGCGCCAGCCTCGGCGCCGGCAGGCTGGAGCTCGAGGCGCTCGAAGCCGGCACCGCCCACGAGGGCCTGCAGGTGCTGCTGGACAGGCGCAGCACCCAGGAACGCGCGCTGGCCGACGCCCGCCATGAGCTCGACCAGATCACCCAGCAACTGCGCCAGTTCGAGGAAATGCGCATGGGGAACGAGCGCAGCCTGCAGCCACAGCGCGACCGCATCACCGAGCTGCAACTGAAGGAACAGGCCGCGCGCCTGAACCAGGAACAGTTCGCCGAGGCGCTGGCCGGCACCGGCGCAGTCGAATCCGAGCTGCTCGACAAACTCACGCCGGACATGAAGCCGCAATACCTGCAGGGCGAAGTCACGCGCCTGACCAATGCCATCGGCGCGCTTGGCGCGGTGAACCTGGCGGCGGTGGACGAGCTGGCCCAGGCGACCGAGCGCAAGCGCTACCTCGATTCGCAGTACAACGACTTGCAGGAAGCGATCGCCACGCTGGAAGACGCGATCCACCGCATCGATCGCGAGACCCGCGACCTGCTGCAGGATACGTTCGACCGCGTGAATACCCACTTCTCGGAGCTGTTCCCGATCCTGTTCGGAGGCGGCCAGGCCAAGCTGGTGATGACCGGCGACGAGATCCTCGATGCCGGCGTGCAGGTGATGGCCCAGCCGCCGGGCAAGAAGAACGCCACCATCCACCTGCTCTCGGGTGGCGAGAAGGCGCTGACGGCGACCGCGCTGGTATTCTCGATGTTCCGCCTGAACCCGGCGCCGTTCTGCCTGCTGGACGAGGTGGACGCCCCGCTGGACGACGCCAATACCGAGCGCTTCTGCCGCATGGTCAAGCGCATGTCGGACCATACCCAATTCCTCTTCATCTCGCACAACAAGATCGCGATGGAGATGGCCAACCAACTGATCGGTGTGACGATGCAGGAGCAGGGCGTATCGCGCATCGTGGCGGTGGACATGGAGTCCGCCGCGAATTTCGCAACTGAGGCACAAGCAGCATGA